The stretch of DNA CCATGACGGTGGTCACGCGCGGCGGCGCCGCGTTGGGCGTGGTGGCCGGCATCCTGCCCAACTCGCCGACGTTCGCCCTGGTGGGAGTGGCGGTCGTTTCCAGTTTGACCTACACGCTGTGGCAGCGCAGTCTGCGGATGCGAAACAGCGTCAAGGAAGAGTTTCGCGTGGATGTGGCCTTCATCGATCGCGTGCTCGGCATTTTTTCCAATCTGCGGGATATCCGCAATTTTCGTTGGCAGGCCGAGGCGGTTCGGCAATTCAGCCAGTCGTGTCAGGACCTAGCCGCCCGCAGCTTGCAGGTCGTCAAGATCCACAACATGACCGGCGTGTGGCTGAATGTGCTGGGGCTGTCGAGCTTTGTGCTGCTGGTGGGGGCGCAGTGGTGGTTGATCGCGGACCTGCCCACCGTGGTGACCTGCTTCGCCTCGCTCTGCATGCTGTTGCCGCTGTTCACCGAAATCGTGCGGGCCCTGACGACTGTACAGACTCGCATGGCGCGGCTCGAAGAATGGCTCGAAAATTTGCAGCAACTCGCGGCGCGTCACCAGGAGCAGTCGCGGCAGGCTCTGCCGCAGCCGATCGAGTCGATCCGCCTGGAAGACATCAGCCTGAAATGCGACAAGTCGACGATCATCAACCGTGTCTCCCTGGAACTGCGCGCCGGCGAAGTTGTGGGGCTCATCGGCCGCTCTGGCGCCGGCAAGACGACCCTCGCCCAATTGCTGCTTCGTCTGATCGAGCCCACGGAAGGCCGCGTGCTGGTCAATGGGGTCGATCTGGCCAGCGTGGATGAAGACAGTTACTGGCGCCACGTGACCTACGTGCCGCAGATACCGTGCCGGATTGGCGGCACGGTGGCGGAGGAAGTTCGCCTGGCGCGATCGGATGCGACCGAGCCAGAGCTTTTGGCCGCTCTGTCCGCAGCGGGCATCCCGGCCGCCGCGGCGCTGCGCCCTTTGGACGACGAACACTGGAACGACACCGGCGCTGAACTCGCCTGGCATACTCGCGGACTGCAGCAGCGGGCCGAATGGGCGCGCGTGCTATTGCGAGGCGCCGAGATCGTGGTTTTGGATGAGCCGACCAGCCTGACCGATCCCGCGAGCGAGCGGCAATTTTCGCAATTGTTGCGCGAGCGCCGCGCCGGGCGGTTCACCCTCATCATCTCGCACCGGCCAGAAACGTTGGCTGCTTGCGATCGACTGTTGATTCTCAAACGCGGTGCGATCGTAGGAGATGGTCCGCGCGACGAAATGCTCCGGCGTTGGTTGCCCGAATCGCAATTTGAAGCAAGGCGGGCCAGTTGAACGACTTGCGACAACCATCACCGAAACAGGCGTCGGCGCTCGTCTCGCTGTGGCGACAGGCCGCGCGGCAACCGGCCCGTTTGGCCCTTTGTCTGGTGCTGATGCTGTTGGCGGGCGTGCTAACCAGCGGTCGGTTCTTGCTCATGGACCAGTTGTTGCGACTGGGCTTTGAACAGCACCTGGCCCGCGTCTTGCCGTTCTTCGCCGCGACGATCGCTTGCTGGCTTTTGGCGCAATTCGCCGGTTACGTGTCGGCGACCATGGGCTTGCAATTCGAGCGGTCGATCGGCGTTGAGGTGGTGGAGCGAGCTCTACACTCCATGGTGCGGCGCCAGTCGACCAGTCTCCGCCCGCTGGGGCCCAATCAGGCCGTTCATTACCTACGGACCGGGCTAAAGACCGTGGGGCAGTCGCTGCGCGCGGCGCTGGCGACACTCACTCAAGGCGTCGTGCTGGTCTTCAGCCTGATGGCCGCTTTCTGGCTCAATCCGCTGCTTGCTGGCATTACGACTGCTGGCGTCGCGCTAGCTGTGATCGTCACCCGGCGGCATTGGGTGGCGCAGCGTCGCGCCACGACCGAGGCGCTGTTGGGCGAGCGCGAGTTCCATAGTCGCTTGTCGCGCCTGCTGGAAGCCTTGCCGCAACTCAAGATCTATGCCGCGGGACCGGAACAACTCGATTTTCTCGCTCAGTCGATGTATCGCCAAAAGCGGGGCGAACAGCGCGCCTTGTTGGCTCAGCGCAGAGCTGGCATCGAGACCCGCTTGTTCGCGTCGTTGGCCGGGTTGGCCAGCATTGGCGTCGGCGGAATGTTGCTGACCACAGGCGAAATCTCCATTGCCGGAATCACCTCGCTGTTGATTCTGCAACAAAGCATCTTCATGAACCTGAAGCAGGTGGTTTCTAGCTGGGGATTGGCGGGCAAGAGCGGCGACTTCATCGAAGAGCTGTTTCAATTCCAGCAATCCGAACCGCAGCACCCGCCGGCCGACGCCACCCCGCTCGCAGAGCCTATTCGCAGTATCCGCTGTGAGCGCGCGTCGTTTAGCGTCGGCCAGATTGAGCTTCTATCAGAAGTCGATTGCCGGTTAGTATCGGGCAAGATGTATGGAGTCGTCGGCCCGGCCGGGTCTGGCAAGTCGATGCTGCTGCATCTATTGAGTGTTTCGTCGCCTGTGCGCCGGCGGGAATTATGGATCAACGAAATCGACTCTCGCGACTTGCTGATCGGCGATCTGGCCGATCGCATCGCGCTGGTCACTTGGCCGCCGCTGATGGTCGAGGGGACGCTGGCCG from Pirellulales bacterium encodes:
- a CDS encoding ABC transporter ATP-binding protein/permease — its product is MNDLRQPSPKQASALVSLWRQAARQPARLALCLVLMLLAGVLTSGRFLLMDQLLRLGFEQHLARVLPFFAATIACWLLAQFAGYVSATMGLQFERSIGVEVVERALHSMVRRQSTSLRPLGPNQAVHYLRTGLKTVGQSLRAALATLTQGVVLVFSLMAAFWLNPLLAGITTAGVALAVIVTRRHWVAQRRATTEALLGEREFHSRLSRLLEALPQLKIYAAGPEQLDFLAQSMYRQKRGEQRALLAQRRAGIETRLFASLAGLASIGVGGMLLTTGEISIAGITSLLILQQSIFMNLKQVVSSWGLAGKSGDFIEELFQFQQSEPQHPPADATPLAEPIRSIRCERASFSVGQIELLSEVDCRLVSGKMYGVVGPAGSGKSMLLHLLSVSSPVRRRELWINEIDSRDLLIGDLADRIALVTWPPLMVEGTLADNLRIALPQATDDELTAALSRAAFADDLQQLATAGGLQAPLGCQGIRLSVGQMQRLALARALLRQPDVLLIDDMLTGLDPESARHVLSSLRHYAAGRLVVVVLPQEAHADWCDEVLVMENSRVVAQVAPNKLSTIEWTAPADPGQRAA
- a CDS encoding ABC transporter ATP-binding protein/permease gives rise to the protein DAVCQYLGEESQRWLLDGIEIASLRWVLKHIAYLPADYFRDQSLAKFVVQLEKLQFVVRGLFNGAMTVVTRGGAALGVVAGILPNSPTFALVGVAVVSSLTYTLWQRSLRMRNSVKEEFRVDVAFIDRVLGIFSNLRDIRNFRWQAEAVRQFSQSCQDLAARSLQVVKIHNMTGVWLNVLGLSSFVLLVGAQWWLIADLPTVVTCFASLCMLLPLFTEIVRALTTVQTRMARLEEWLENLQQLAARHQEQSRQALPQPIESIRLEDISLKCDKSTIINRVSLELRAGEVVGLIGRSGAGKTTLAQLLLRLIEPTEGRVLVNGVDLASVDEDSYWRHVTYVPQIPCRIGGTVAEEVRLARSDATEPELLAALSAAGIPAAAALRPLDDEHWNDTGAELAWHTRGLQQRAEWARVLLRGAEIVVLDEPTSLTDPASERQFSQLLRERRAGRFTLIISHRPETLAACDRLLILKRGAIVGDGPRDEMLRRWLPESQFEARRAS